In a single window of the Pseudorca crassidens isolate mPseCra1 chromosome 9, mPseCra1.hap1, whole genome shotgun sequence genome:
- the PNPLA2 gene encoding patatin-like phospholipase domain-containing protein 2 isoform X1, producing MFPRETTWNISFAGCGFLGVYHIGVASCLREHASFLVANATHIYGASAGALTATALVTGACLGEAGANIIEVSKEARKRFLGPLHPSFNLVKIIRGCLLKTLPADGHERASGRLGISLTRVSDGENVIITQFNSKEELIQANVCSTFIPVYCGLIPPSLQGVRYVDGGISDNLPLYELKNTITVSPFSGESDICPQDSSTNIHELRVTNTSIQFNLRNLYRLSKALFPPEPLVLREMCKQGYRDGLRFLRRNGLLNRPDPLLALPPARPPAPEDEDAQEAEVATERTGVKDHLQPPGEDHILEHLPSRLNEGMWALLDACMEPTDLLTTLSNMLPVRLATAMMVPYTLPLESAVSFTIRLLEWLPDVPEDIRWMKEQTGSICQYLVMRAKRKLGSHLPSRLSEQAELRRTRSLPSVPLSCAVYSEALPSWMRNSLSLGDVLAKWEECQRQLLLGLFCANAAFPQDALRMRTPAGAALAPPQHPPGSPPC from the exons ATGTTCCCCAGGGAGACGACGTGGAACATCTCGTTCGCAGGCTGCGGCTTCCTCGGTGTCTACCACATCGGCGTGGCCTCCTGCCTCCGCGAGCACGCGTCCTTCCTGGTGGCCAACGCCACGCACATCTACGGCGCCTCGGCCGGGGCGCTCACGGCCACGGCGCTGGTCACCGGGGCCTGCCTGG GGGAGGCTGGCGCCAACATCATTGAGGTGTCGAAGGAGGCCCGGAAGCGCTTCTTGGGCCCACTGCACCCTTCCTTCAACCTGGTGAAGATCATTCGGGGCTGCCTGCTAAAGACCCTGCCTGCTGACGGCCACGAGCGCGCCAGCGGCCGCCTGGGCATCTCCCTGACCCGCGTCTCCGATGGCGAGAACGTCATTATAACCCAGTTCAACTCCAAGGAGGAGCTCATCCAG GCCAACGTCTGCAGCACTTTCATCCCTGTGTACTGTGGCctcattcctccttccctccagggGGTA CGCTACGTGGATGGCGGCATCTCAGACAACCTGCCACTCTACGAGCTCAAGAACACCATCACAGTGTCCCCGTTCTCGGGCGAGAGTGACATCTGCCCACAGGACAGCTCCACCAACATCCACGAGCTGCGCGTCACCAACACCAGCATCCAGTTCAACCTGCGCAACCTCTACCGTCTCTCCAAGGCCCTGTTCCCGCCCGAGCCCCTG GTGCTTCGAGAGATGTGCAAGCAGGGCTACAGGGATGGCCTGCGCTTCCTGCGGCGGAACG gcctcctgAACCGGCCCGACCCCTTGCTGGCGCTGCCTCCCGCCCGCCCTCCTGCCCCCGAGGATGAGGATGCACAGGAGGCCGAGGTGGCCACGGAGAGGACCGGAGTGAAGGACCACTTGCAGCCACCTGGGGAGGATCACATCCTCGAGCACCTGCCCTCGAGGCTCAACGAGGGCATGTGGG CCCTGCTGGACGCCTGCATGGAACCCACGGACCTGCTGACCACGCTCTCCAACATGCTGCCCGTGCGTCTGGCCACGGCCATGATGGTGCCCTACACTCTGCCGCTGGAGAGCGCCGTGTCCTTTACCATCCG CTTGCTGGAGTGGTTGCCCGACGTTCCCGAGGACATCCGCTGGATGAAGGAGCAGACGGGCAGCATCTGCCAGTACCTGGTGATGCGCGCCAAGAGGAAGCTGGGCAGCCACCTGCCCTCCAG GCTGTCGGAGCAGGCGGAGCTGCGCCGCACCCGGTCTCTGCCCTCCGTGCCGCTGTCCTGTGCCGTCTACAGCGAGGCGCTGCCCAGCTGGATGCGCAACAGCCTGTCGCTGGGGGACGTGCTGGCGAAGTGGGAGGAGTGCCAGCGGCAGCTGCTGCTGGGCCTCTTCTGCGCCAACGCGGCCTTCCCGCAGGACGCCCTGCGCATGCGCACCCCTGCCGGCGCGGCCCTCGCGCCCCCGCAGCACCCGCCCGGCTCGCCCCCTTGCTGA
- the PNPLA2 gene encoding patatin-like phospholipase domain-containing protein 2 isoform X2 codes for MFPRETTWNISFAGCGFLGVYHIGVASCLREHASFLVANATHIYGASAGALTATALVTGACLGEAGANIIEVSKEARKRFLGPLHPSFNLVKIIRGCLLKTLPADGHERASGRLGISLTRVSDGENVIITQFNSKEELIQANVCSTFIPVYCGLIPPSLQGVRYVDGGISDNLPLYELKNTITVSPFSGESDICPQDSSTNIHELRVTNTSIQFNLRNLYRLSKALFPPEPLVLREMCKQGYRDGLRFLRRNGLLNRPDPLLALPPARPPAPEDEDAQEAEVATERTGVKDHLQPPGEDHILEHLPSRLNEALLDACMEPTDLLTTLSNMLPVRLATAMMVPYTLPLESAVSFTIRLLEWLPDVPEDIRWMKEQTGSICQYLVMRAKRKLGSHLPSRLSEQAELRRTRSLPSVPLSCAVYSEALPSWMRNSLSLGDVLAKWEECQRQLLLGLFCANAAFPQDALRMRTPAGAALAPPQHPPGSPPC; via the exons ATGTTCCCCAGGGAGACGACGTGGAACATCTCGTTCGCAGGCTGCGGCTTCCTCGGTGTCTACCACATCGGCGTGGCCTCCTGCCTCCGCGAGCACGCGTCCTTCCTGGTGGCCAACGCCACGCACATCTACGGCGCCTCGGCCGGGGCGCTCACGGCCACGGCGCTGGTCACCGGGGCCTGCCTGG GGGAGGCTGGCGCCAACATCATTGAGGTGTCGAAGGAGGCCCGGAAGCGCTTCTTGGGCCCACTGCACCCTTCCTTCAACCTGGTGAAGATCATTCGGGGCTGCCTGCTAAAGACCCTGCCTGCTGACGGCCACGAGCGCGCCAGCGGCCGCCTGGGCATCTCCCTGACCCGCGTCTCCGATGGCGAGAACGTCATTATAACCCAGTTCAACTCCAAGGAGGAGCTCATCCAG GCCAACGTCTGCAGCACTTTCATCCCTGTGTACTGTGGCctcattcctccttccctccagggGGTA CGCTACGTGGATGGCGGCATCTCAGACAACCTGCCACTCTACGAGCTCAAGAACACCATCACAGTGTCCCCGTTCTCGGGCGAGAGTGACATCTGCCCACAGGACAGCTCCACCAACATCCACGAGCTGCGCGTCACCAACACCAGCATCCAGTTCAACCTGCGCAACCTCTACCGTCTCTCCAAGGCCCTGTTCCCGCCCGAGCCCCTG GTGCTTCGAGAGATGTGCAAGCAGGGCTACAGGGATGGCCTGCGCTTCCTGCGGCGGAACG gcctcctgAACCGGCCCGACCCCTTGCTGGCGCTGCCTCCCGCCCGCCCTCCTGCCCCCGAGGATGAGGATGCACAGGAGGCCGAGGTGGCCACGGAGAGGACCGGAGTGAAGGACCACTTGCAGCCACCTGGGGAGGATCACATCCTCGAGCACCTGCCCTCGAGGCTCAACGAGG CCCTGCTGGACGCCTGCATGGAACCCACGGACCTGCTGACCACGCTCTCCAACATGCTGCCCGTGCGTCTGGCCACGGCCATGATGGTGCCCTACACTCTGCCGCTGGAGAGCGCCGTGTCCTTTACCATCCG CTTGCTGGAGTGGTTGCCCGACGTTCCCGAGGACATCCGCTGGATGAAGGAGCAGACGGGCAGCATCTGCCAGTACCTGGTGATGCGCGCCAAGAGGAAGCTGGGCAGCCACCTGCCCTCCAG GCTGTCGGAGCAGGCGGAGCTGCGCCGCACCCGGTCTCTGCCCTCCGTGCCGCTGTCCTGTGCCGTCTACAGCGAGGCGCTGCCCAGCTGGATGCGCAACAGCCTGTCGCTGGGGGACGTGCTGGCGAAGTGGGAGGAGTGCCAGCGGCAGCTGCTGCTGGGCCTCTTCTGCGCCAACGCGGCCTTCCCGCAGGACGCCCTGCGCATGCGCACCCCTGCCGGCGCGGCCCTCGCGCCCCCGCAGCACCCGCCCGGCTCGCCCCCTTGCTGA